One Drosophila santomea strain STO CAGO 1482 chromosome X, Prin_Dsan_1.1, whole genome shotgun sequence DNA segment encodes these proteins:
- the LOC120455149 gene encoding protein xmas-1-like gives MKSIVAQTECQLRPLKVSGLVSALKTARGDHPGKSSAVCQLVAQMVAGQVKSPWTPHLTSLIERPDTNNRHLWRPYVSYSSRYARKLSVQMERRGSSISFLSGQNSGSMCCVLPVKTRHAPKTLQGREWPIWRQSSMRPLLLPSSNLWTGVLSKRFYVPRLRPVEEVEEVERQAVPQLRITKEQSEEEEQQLQRRKDGSRLRSECSEIYLADREQDYNERERENRRHRQPYVPSELMTPELATKWQTTNATGSDRERQLLDLGQQLKTRPSVRMTTHTWSSGNQRRQRSRRSSPHRNPIVSELEGWRRLSNHQPVPVFQGEPAEQEHLRHASRKTSARSMMQEQESCQMVWAERKRSPWQRTEVTASKSGRMPSIRAAKSAVMMAQEARNKHHRLITQELVYRRRPSTVDAAEAEGTEDQDARHRPTVGGQKMSKGAPERALLKQHLADLLPVSQPEDSFRIGYQPNAPTRQLLEQGKCYVSLRREQFIHLQPVRPNSLIHVADLEMRESPRQPVTTLHRRDGAKRPRPVEVVVKPSLLTVIRQNAATWDHNGGKVAAKRCDLVGVRPKEQASVRHLVRKASSVEAIVKAQGKHSFEPKIQTLASDYHRAASQRLPHVTSKLDISKAADPFKDLDEPRIKEKEVAASWKQAHVAGNNRYEASTSYRRRAYPGKKCTTKDMTDCYFLAKRSSSTTVIATQAASSKKVKPPKPPVVSPKVQVPSVLHKQRYHDLS, from the exons ATGAAGAGCATAGTGGCTCAGACGGAATGCCAGCTGCGGCCTCTCAAAG TGTCCGGCTTGGTTTCCGCGCTCAAGACGGCCCGTGGTGATCACCCGGGCAAAAGCAGCGCCGTTTGCCAGCTGGTGGCGCAGATGGTGGCCGGTCAGGTGAAGTCGCCATGGACGCCGCACCTGACATCGCTGATCGAACGCCCGGACACGAACAACCGCCACCTGTGGCGGCCATATGTCAGCTACAGCAGTCGCTACGCCCGCAAGCTATCCGTCCAGATGGAGCGACGTGGCTCGAGCATCAGCTTCCTGAGTGGTCAGAACTCGGGCTCGATGTGCTGCGTGCTGCCGGTGAAGACGCGCCATGCGCCCAAAACGCTGCAGGGACGAGAGTGGCCCATTTGGCGCCAATCCTCGATGCGACCGCTGCTCCTGCCGTCGTCCAATCTGTGGACGGGTGTGCTCAGCAAGCGTTTCTATGTGCCACGCCTACGTCCCGtcgaggaggtggaggaggtggaacGCCAGGCAGTGCCGCAGCTGAGGATCACCAAGGAGCAgagcgaggaggaggagcaacaGCTCCAGCGGCGTAAAGATGGCAGTCGCCTGCGCAGCGAGTGCTCGGAGATTTATCTGGCGGACCGGGAGCAGGACTACAAcgagcgggagcgggagaaTAGGCGCCATCGACAGCCCTACGTACCCAGCGAACTGATGACGCCCGAACTGGCCACCAAGTGGCAAACCACCAATGCCACCGGTAGCGACAGGGAGCGCCAGCTGCTGGATCTCGGGCAGCAGTTGAAGACGCGGCCATCCGTTCGGATGACGACGCACACCTGGAGCAGCGGCAATCAGAGGAGACAACGCAGCCGTCGGTCCAGTCCCCATCGGAATCCGATCGTCTCCGAGCTGGAAGGCTGGCGGCGATTGTCCAATCACCAGCCAGTGCCCGTCTTCCAGGGCGAGCCCGCCGAGCAGGAGCACCTGCGTCACGCCAGCCGCAAGACCAGCGCCAGGAGCATGATGCAGGAACAGGAGAGTTGCCAG ATGGTGTGGGCGGAAAGGAAGAGATCACCGTGGCAGCGCACCGAGGTGACCGCCAGCAAATCGGGTCGAATGCCCAGCATACGGGCGGCCAAGTCGGCGGTCATGATGGCGCAGGAGGCGCGTAACAAGCACCACAGGCTGATCACCCAGGAGCTGGTGTACAGGCGCAGGCCCAGCACAGTGGACGCAGCGGAAGCAGAGGGCACAGAGGATCAGGATGCCCGCCATCGTCCCACCGTTGGAGGGCAGAAGATGTCCAAGGGAGCACCAGAGCGGGCATTGCTCAAACAGCATCTGGCCGATCTGCTGCCCGTCTCCCAGCCGGAGGACTCCTTTCGGATTGGCTACCAACCGAATGCGCCCACCCGGCAGCTCCTCGAGCAGGGCAAGTGCTATGTGTCGCTGCGCCGCGAGCAGTTCATCCACCTGCAACCCGTGCGGCCCAATTCCCTCATCCATGTGGCCGATCTGGAGATGCGGGAGTCGCCCCGTCAACCGGTGACCACGTTGCATCGCAGGGATGGCGCCAAACGACCGCGTCCCGTGGAGGTGGTGGTCAAGCCATCTCTGCTCACGGTGATCCGTCAGAATGCCGCCACCTGGGATCACAACGGAGGCAAAGTGGCCGCCAAGAGGTGCGATCTCGTGGGTGTGCGTCCCAAGGAGCAGGCCTCTGTGCGGCACCTGGTGCGGAAGGCCTCGTCCGTGGAGGCCATCGTCAAGGCCCAGGGCAAACACTCATTCGAGCCGAAGATCCAAACGTTGGCCAGTGACTACCATCGAGCGGCGAGCCAGAGACTGCCCCATGTGACCAGCAAGCTGGACATCAGCAAGGCGGCAGATCCCTTCAAGGATCTCGACGAGCCGCGCATCAAGGAGAAGGAGGTGGCCGCCAGCTGGAAGCAGGCGCATGTGGCCGGTAACAACAGGTACGAGGCGTCCACCTCCTACCGCCGGCGTGCATATCCCGGCAAGAAGTGCACCACCAAAGACATGACGGACTGCTACTTTCTGGCCAAGCGCAGCTCCTCCACGACGGTGATCGCCACACAAGCGGCATCCTCCAAGAAGGTGAAGCCACCCAAGCCGCCGGTGGTCAGTCCCAAGGTTCAGGTGCCCAGCGTGCTGCACAAGCAGAGGTACCACGACCTATCCTAG
- the LOC120456400 gene encoding 40S ribosomal protein S5a translates to MAEVAENVVETFEEPAAPMEAEVAETILETNVVSTTELPEIKLFGRWSCDDVTVNDISLQDYISVKEKFARYLPHSAGRYAAKRFRKAQCPIVERLTCSLMMKGRNNGKKLMACRIVKHSFEIIHLLTGENPLQILVSAIINSGPREDSTRIGRAGTVRRQAVDVSPLRRVNQAIWLLCTGAREAAFRNIKTIAECLADELINAAKGSSNSYAIKKKDELERVAKSNR, encoded by the exons ATGGCCGAAGTTGCTGAAAACGTGGTGGAGACCTTCGAGGAGCCAGCGGCACCTATGGAAGCCGAGGTGGCCGAGACGATCCTGGAGACGAACGTGGTGTCCACCACTGAGCTGCCGGAGATTAAGCTGTTCGGCCGCTGGTCCTGCGACGATGTGACCGTCAACGACATCTCTCTGCAGGATTACATCTCGGTGAAGGAGAAGTTCGCCCGCTATCTTCCCCATTCCGCCGGACGTTATGCCGCCAAGCGTTTCCGCAAGGCCCAGTGCCCTATTGTGGAGCGTCTGACCTGCTCCCTGATGATGAAGGGTCGCAACAACGGCAAGAAGCTGATGGCCTGCCGCATCGTCAAGCACTCGTTCGAGATCATCCATCTGCTCACCGGGGAGAACCCTCTGCAG ATCCTGGTCAGCGCCATCATCAACTCGGGACCCCGTGAGGACTCCACCCGTATTGGACGTGCCGGTACCGTCCGTCGTCAGGCCGTCGATGTGTCGCCCCTGCGTCGCGTCAACCAG GCTATCTGGCTGTTGTGCACCGGAGCTCGTGAGGCTGCCTTCAGGAACATCAAGACCATCGCCGAGTGCCTGGCTGATGAGCTGATCAACGCTGCTAAG
- the LOC120455148 gene encoding protein xmas-2-like encodes MAEPRHGAYNYKTLLCTNIPELFLDKYVARSHFGRFGTLLNFVLRPRRMTCTVSYASEEQAERALLEGGSFQGHQFDISYAENETAPAQKTEEWVDPDVQAELSALQSGWRNEYATGKPLKPTQSGDGAAGGGGSSMLLAPPVAAATASVSVKNPPATRDRSPAQLRDLENVMRRPAHTSEEKFRVLDARDKLLRLNGTQQKLAGATQGHCPDMCPEKERVLREFQRQVAFYELQPGSDELICHERALKQYSRSSADQETPLPHELRNETALHMTMSYLMHEIMDISERQEPQSHLGDWFHFVWDRTRSIRKEITQQELCSLGAVKLVEQCARFHIHCAARLVAADPSVFDSKINAENLTKCLQTLKYMYHDLRLKGVQCPRESEFRGYIVLLNLADANFLWDISQLPTELQSCPEVRQAIQFYLALQDTNFVRFFQLLMDEDTSYLSACILVAYFTRLRVLGLHRLIQAYRAPRKDEVSSLPLSYIADLLSFASEQEAADFVQHYGLEVNEAGRVVLSRMHTVETEYKLPRQYELVEMKRVQSVGEVVSGEPLPPRDLYLNHRPHNSFNEHGMLKSIAWAAKDQLPGMQQEEMQQQMPSHPPAASKQRDNFFKVPMQPEGTAAVFGAPATAAVPIASSIEGFSFVLPKSRAQELQEQALAEQQRRAQEEAKHQALQIALAAAKKREAELMAIHEAKVAEAERVRQQKLRERQEQQRRQQEELEAQRQREHEQLQLESERQLKLEQLRLVQQQEREARKKTKTLEFYQEVFQDTLAEVCEQEFKLHNQACRSYETVLDSLTRDLVAQQMQQSLYELGVMRVYIRRWRNYRRSQQQKDSLFNQLPLSFGADDSDRLVNERSVEDSLRLIRRYRLGEPCDYGKLLAGLEEQSWLKLDLWRVLDKCLPLAQPGARRFYKLVISLSGGQEGVQLNYDLDRGLLQQPKSPDARSVEGGYIRGFSQGIGLSVLKIRDNYHDWKASDLAQANGIICLIGLEDFCYLKQRLKPLLQASRCHDVAVIVQYPANTTFVEPDIPLQDLCLRSFNIFPLRHSGNSRQRLMIALEAAVQFLAKATESKAVGHLQQVETREYLLGNLGSELFRRLKHAAEQDAAIRRGTQLNPQFGADLFNEAVQRLQLVAGEDLSDCPQFPEELRVFVQPLPIESSLPTNRLEHFEPGWHLTERRQRIVQLLERCKLPRMSELPRSASLAEAQCQWVLDYAQLSQQEDCVEQIALQAIQILQSNAAGYLNFVEYLAGERMQYILGQERNLPRGVVYKTRTLKSRFLCAWYYELREPQMNQPVSAEEDAQEQEEQPSQAEAQQLDFNDIMSKAEAVLNRCRQRQEDRHTLRDLNRSHKTRTSKVASNQKHDAENKPKRKRPNFK; translated from the exons ATGGCAGAACCCCGTCACGGCGCCTACAACTACAAGACATTATT ATGCACAAACATCCCGGAGCTTTTCCTGGACAAATATGTGGCGCGCTCGCACTTTGGCCGCTTTGGCACCCTGTTGAACTTCGTGCTGCGTCCGCGGCGGATGACCTGCACCGTGAGCTATGCTAGTGAGGAGCAGGCGGAGCGTGCGCTCCTCGAGGGCGGCAGCTTCCAGGGTCATCAGTTTGACATATCCTATGCTGAGAACGAGACGGCGCCGGCACAGAAAACGGAGGAGTGGGTGGATCCCGATGTTCAGGCGGAGTTGAGTGCCCTGCAATCGGGCTGGCGCAATGAGTACGCCACGGGCAAGCCCCTAAAGCCAACACAGAGTGGagatggtgctgctggtggcggtggcagtTCAATGCTGCTTGCCCCACCGGTTGCGGCGGCAACGGCGTCGGTGAGCGTTAAGAATCCACCCGCCACCAGGGATCGTTCGCCTGCCCAGCTCAGGGATCTCGAGAACGTGATGCGCCGACCAGCCCACACAAGCGAGGAGAAGTTCCGCGTGTTGGATGCCCGCGATAAGCTGTTGCGCCTGAACGGAACGCAACAAAAGCTGGCCGGTGCCACGCAGGGTCACTGCCCCGATATGTGTCCGGAAAAGGAGCGCGTGCTGAGAGAGTTCCAGCGCCAGGTGGCCTTTTATGAGCTGCAACCGGGCTCCGATGAGTTAATCTGCCACGAAAGAGCGCTGAAACAGTACTCACGCAGCAGTGCCGACCAGGAGACGCCACTGCCGCATGAACTGCGCAATGAGACTGCCCTGCACATGACCATGAGCTATCTAATGCATGAGATTATGGACATTAGCGAGCGACAGGAGCCGCAGAGCCATCTGGGCGATTGGTTTCACTTCGTTTGGGATCGCACGAGGTCTATCCGAAAGGAGATCACCCAGCAGGAGCTGTGCTCGCTGGGCGCCGTCAAGCTGGTGGAGCAGTGCGCCCGCTTTCACATCCATTGCGCTGCCCGTCTGGTGGCCGCCGATCCCAGCGTCTTTGACAGCAAGATCAATGCCGAGAATCTAACCAAATGCCTGCAGACCCTGAAGTACATGTACCATGACCTGCGGCTGAAGGGCGTCCAGTGTCCCAGAGAGTCGGAATTCCGGGGCTACATCGTATTGCTAAATCTGGCCGATGCCAACTTTCTGTGGGACATCAGCCAGCTGCCCACTGAGCTGCAGAGTTGCCCCGAAGTGCGTCAGGCCATTCAGTTCTACTTGGCCCTGCAGGACACGAACTTTGTGCGCTTCTTTCAGCTGCTGATGGACGAGGATACCAGCTACCTCAGTGCCTGCATCCTAGTCGCATACTTCACGCGATTGCGCGTGCTGGGACTGCATCGTTTGATCCAGGCGTACAGGGCTCCGCGCAAGGATGAGGTGTCTTCGCTGCCTCTCAGCTACATCGCCGACCTGCTGAGCTTTGCCAGCGAACAGGAGGCGGCGGATTTTGTCCAACACTATGGCCTCGAGGTGAACGAGGCCGGCAGAGTTGTGCTGAGCAGAATGCACACGGTGGAGACGGAGTACAAGCTGCCACGACAGTATGAG CTGGTGGAAATGAAACGCGTGCAGAGCGTGGGCGAAGTCGTGAGTGGGGAACCCTTGCCACCACGAGACCTTTACCTCAACCACCGGCCGCACAACAGCTTCAACGAGCACGGGATGCTGAAGAGCATTGCATGGGCGGCCAAGGATCAGCTGCCTGGCATGCAGCAGGAGGagatgcagcagcaaatgcCTTCGCATCCGCCAGCAGCCTCAAAACAGAGGGATAATTTCTTTAAGGTGCCAATGCAACCCGAAGGAACGGCAGCAGTGTTTGGAGCTCCTGCCACGGCTGCTGTTCCGATAGCCTCTTCCATCGAAGGATTTAGTTTTGTCCTACCCAAATCACGTGCCCAGGAGCTCCAGGAGCAGGCTCTGGCTGAGCAGCAGCGACGGGCACAAGAAGAGGCCAAGCATCAGGCCCTGCAAATAGCACTTGCCGCTGCGAAGAAGCGGGAAGCTGAACTCATGGCTATTCACGAGGCCAAAGTGGCCGAGGCCGAGCGAGTGCGTCAGCAGAAGCTGAGGGAAcgccaggagcagcagcgtcGCCAACAGGAGGAGTTGGAGGCACAACGCCAGCGGGAGCACGAGCAACTTCAGCTGGAAAGTGAGCGGCAGCTGAAACTGGAACAGCTGCGTCttgtgcagcagcaggaaagGGAGGCCCGCAAAAAGACCAAGACTCTGGAATTCTACCAGGAAGTATTTCAGGACACACTCGCAGAAGTTTGCGAACAAGAGTTCAAGTTGCATAACCAGGCTTGCCGTTCCTACGAAACCGTGCTGGACTCACTAACACGCGATCTCGTCGcgcagcagatgcagcaaTCCCTCTACGAACTGGGCGTCATGCGGGTGTACATCAGGCGATGGCGCAACTATCGGCGgtcgcagcagcagaaggacTCGCTATTTAACCAACTGCCCTTGAGCTTTGGGGCCGATGATTCCGATCGATTGGTGAACGAACGCAGCGTGGAGGATTCATTGCGTCTGATCAGACGCTACAGACTTGGCGAGCCCTGCGATTATGGCAAACTTCTGGCTGGCCTGGAGGAGCAGAGTTGGCTGAAGCTGGATCTGTGGCGCGTGTTGGACAAGTGCCTGCCGCTGGCGCAACCAGGAGCTAGGCGCTTCTACAAGCTGGTGATAAGCCTGTCCGGCGGCCAGGAAGGTGTCCAGTTGAACTACGACTTGGACAGGGGACTACTGCAGCAGCCAAAGTCGCCGGATGCTCGTTCGGTGGAAGGAGGCTACATCCGGGGCTTCTCTCAGGGCATTGGCTTGAGTGTGCTCAAGATCCGGGATAATTACCACGACTGGAAAGCCAGCGATTTGGCTCAAGCCAATGGGATTATTTGCTTGATTGGACTGGAGGATTTTTGCTATCTGAAGCAGCGCTTGAAACCATTGCTGCAAGCGAGCCGCTGCCATGATGTGGCTGTAATTGTGCAGTATCCGGCTAATACCACCTTTGTGGAACCCGATATTCCTCTCCAGGATCTGTGCCTGCGCTCCTTCAACATCTTCCCTTTGAGACACTCTGGGAACAGCCGCCAGCGCTTGATGATTGCACTGGAAGCGGCTGTACAGTTTCTGGCCAAAGCCACGGAAAGCAAAGCTGTTGGACATCTACAGCAAGTGGAGACCCGCGAGTACTTGCTGGGTAACCTGGGTTCGGAACTCTTTCGCCGCCTAAAACACGCCGCCGAGCAGGATGCGGCCATCAGAAGAGGCACTCAGCTGAATCCACAGTTTGGTGCGGACCTCTTTAACGAGGCAGTGCAGCGCCTGCAGTTGGTGGCCGGCGAGGATTTGAGCGACTGCCCCCAGTTTCCCGAGGAGCTGCGTGTCTTTGTGCAGCCACTGCCCATCGAATCATCACTGCCCACCAATCGCTTGGAGCACTTTGAGCCCGGTTGGCACTTAACCGAGCGACGTCAGCGCATTGTTCAGCTCCTGGAGCGCTGTAAACTGCCAAGGATGTCGGAGCTGCCGCGATCTGCATCCCTGGCCGAGGCCCAATGCCAGTGGGTATTGGACTATGCGCAGCTAAGTCAGCAGGAAGACTGCGTGGAACAGATCGCCCTGCAGGCCATACAAATTCTGCAATCCAATGCGGCTGGCTACTTGAACTTTGTGGAATATCTCGCTGGCGAACGAATGCAATATATACTGGGGCAGGAGAGGAATCTGCCACGCGGAGTTGTGTACAAAACGAGAACGCTGAAGAGCCGCTTCCTGTGCGCATGGTACTATGAGTTGCGTGAGCCTCAGATGAACCAGCCCGTTTCCGCGGAAGAGGATgcccaggagcaggaggagcagccaTCGCAAGCGGAGGCGCAGCAACTGGACTTCAACGACATTATGAGCAAGGCGGAGGCTGTGCTGAACAGGTGTCGCCAGCGGCAGGAAGATCGGCACACACTGCGCGACCTCAATAGGTCACATAAGACGAGGACGAGCAAGGTCGCATCGAACCAGAAACATGACGCGGAAAATAAGCCCAAGCGCAAGCGGCCCAACTTTAAGTAG
- the LOC120455150 gene encoding coiled-coil-helix-coiled-coil-helix domain-containing protein 2 isoform X2 has product MVRRGRSASPPPSARRAPVQARAPAPAPAPVQARAPAPAAAAPVPAPMSAPPSAVGMPAPQQPSMFQQMAATAGGVAVGSAIGHTVGHGLTSLFSGSGDKEAAAPAPAAAAPAPQQPYYAQQQPNEPQGACAWELKQFIQCAQGQADLTLCEGFNEALRQCKQSHHLQ; this is encoded by the exons atggttCGCCGTGGACGTTCTGCCAGCCCTCCGCCCTCCGCTCGTCG CGCACCTGTGCAGGCCCGCGCCCCCGCTCCGGCACCAGCTCCTGTCCAGGCACGTGCCCCAGCACCGGCTGCCGCTGCCCCCGTGCCGGCGCCCATGAGTGCTCCTCCCAGTGCCGTCGGCATGCCGGCACCGCAGCAGCCATCGATGTTCCAGCAGATGGCCGCCACCGCTGGAGGCGTGGCCGTGGGCTCAGCCATTGGACACACCGTGGGTCATGGCCTGACCTCGCTGTTCAGCGGCTCTGGCGACAAGGAGGCAGCTGCTCCCGCACCGGCGGCAGCCGCTCCTGCCCCCCAGCAGCCCTACTAcgcccagcagcagccgaATGAGCCGCAGGGAGCCTGCGCCTGGGAGCTCAAACAGTTCATCCAGTGCGCCCAGGGTCAGGCGGATCTGACCCTCTGCGAGGGATTCAACGAGGCGCTGCGGCAGTGCAAGCAGAGCCACCATCTCCAGTAG
- the LOC120455150 gene encoding coiled-coil-helix-coiled-coil-helix domain-containing protein 2 isoform X1 — MVRRGRSASPPPSARRSAPVQARAPAPAPAPVQARAPAPAAAAPVPAPMSAPPSAVGMPAPQQPSMFQQMAATAGGVAVGSAIGHTVGHGLTSLFSGSGDKEAAAPAPAAAAPAPQQPYYAQQQPNEPQGACAWELKQFIQCAQGQADLTLCEGFNEALRQCKQSHHLQ, encoded by the exons atggttCGCCGTGGACGTTCTGCCAGCCCTCCGCCCTCCGCTCGTCG CAGCGCACCTGTGCAGGCCCGCGCCCCCGCTCCGGCACCAGCTCCTGTCCAGGCACGTGCCCCAGCACCGGCTGCCGCTGCCCCCGTGCCGGCGCCCATGAGTGCTCCTCCCAGTGCCGTCGGCATGCCGGCACCGCAGCAGCCATCGATGTTCCAGCAGATGGCCGCCACCGCTGGAGGCGTGGCCGTGGGCTCAGCCATTGGACACACCGTGGGTCATGGCCTGACCTCGCTGTTCAGCGGCTCTGGCGACAAGGAGGCAGCTGCTCCCGCACCGGCGGCAGCCGCTCCTGCCCCCCAGCAGCCCTACTAcgcccagcagcagccgaATGAGCCGCAGGGAGCCTGCGCCTGGGAGCTCAAACAGTTCATCCAGTGCGCCCAGGGTCAGGCGGATCTGACCCTCTGCGAGGGATTCAACGAGGCGCTGCGGCAGTGCAAGCAGAGCCACCATCTCCAGTAG